A genomic region of Burkholderia humptydooensis contains the following coding sequences:
- a CDS encoding CmpA/NrtA family ABC transporter substrate-binding protein, protein MDPARINQATPDAPERGRLRIGFVALSDAAPLVAAKRLELGERYGLTLELCRQPSWASIRDKLLSGELDAAHALYGLVYGVQLGIGGPRAEMAVPMVLNRNGQAITFSNRLADAHRASGNLKAALATLGRRPVFAQTFPTGTHAMWLYHWLASHGVDPLRDIRSVVIPPPEMVGALAAGELDGLCVGEPWNAVAEARGAGRTVAATSEVWRDHPEKALACRREFVALYPNAARLLVRTLLDACAWLDDPAHRMRAAQWLAKPDAIGVPVEQIAPRLLGDYGAGPFAQPPAPIRFYSNGTANRPAASDGLWFLSQYRRWGMLSGDVDDAAIANGVAQTAIYDEAVALAGVRGVD, encoded by the coding sequence ATGGACCCAGCGCGCATCAACCAAGCGACTCCCGACGCGCCCGAACGCGGCCGTCTGCGCATCGGCTTCGTCGCGCTCAGCGACGCGGCGCCGCTCGTCGCGGCGAAGCGGCTCGAACTCGGCGAACGTTACGGCCTCACGCTCGAGCTGTGCCGGCAGCCGTCGTGGGCGAGCATCCGCGACAAGCTGCTGTCGGGCGAGCTCGACGCGGCGCATGCGCTGTACGGGCTCGTCTACGGCGTGCAGCTCGGCATCGGCGGGCCGCGCGCCGAGATGGCGGTGCCGATGGTGCTGAACCGCAACGGCCAGGCGATCACGTTCTCGAACCGGCTCGCCGACGCGCACCGCGCGTCCGGCAACCTGAAGGCCGCGCTCGCGACGCTCGGCCGGCGCCCCGTGTTCGCGCAGACGTTCCCGACCGGCACGCATGCGATGTGGCTGTATCACTGGCTCGCGTCGCATGGCGTCGATCCGCTGCGCGACATCCGCAGCGTCGTGATTCCGCCGCCGGAGATGGTCGGCGCGCTCGCGGCGGGCGAGCTCGACGGACTGTGCGTCGGCGAGCCGTGGAACGCGGTCGCCGAGGCGCGCGGCGCGGGCCGCACGGTCGCGGCGACGAGCGAAGTGTGGCGCGATCATCCGGAGAAGGCGCTCGCGTGCCGGCGCGAATTCGTCGCGCTGTATCCGAATGCCGCGCGGCTGCTCGTGCGCACGCTGCTCGACGCGTGCGCGTGGCTCGACGATCCGGCGCATCGGATGCGGGCGGCCCAGTGGCTCGCAAAGCCGGACGCGATCGGCGTGCCCGTCGAGCAGATCGCGCCTCGACTGCTCGGCGATTACGGCGCGGGGCCGTTCGCGCAGCCGCCCGCGCCGATCCGCTTCTACTCGAACGGAACGGCGAACCGGCCGGCGGCGAGCGACGGCCTGTGGTTCCTGTCGCAGTATCGGCGCTGGGGGATGTTGAGCGGCGACGTCGACGATGCGGCGATCGCGAACGGCGTCGCGCAGACGGCGATTTATGACGAAGCGGTCGCGCTCGCGGGAGTGCGGGGCGTCGATTGA
- a CDS encoding ANTAR domain-containing response regulator — translation MESTDPSSRLRVLLVTDTDKPLGELRDTLARLGYEMLDEVATPARLPAAVEEQRPDVVIIDTESPSRDTLEQLAVMNATAPRPVLMFSHDADQRLIRAAVGAGVSAYLIEGLSAGRLAPILEVALARFSHDEQLRKRLADVELELAERKLIDRAKRMLMDRRKLSEQDAYATLRRSAMDQGIRIVEAARRLLAAHSQS, via the coding sequence ATGGAATCGACCGATCCTTCCTCCCGGCTGCGGGTGCTGCTCGTCACCGATACCGACAAGCCGCTCGGCGAGCTGCGCGACACGCTCGCGCGCCTCGGCTACGAGATGCTCGACGAGGTCGCGACGCCCGCGCGGCTGCCCGCGGCCGTCGAGGAGCAGCGCCCGGACGTCGTGATCATCGACACCGAATCGCCGTCGCGCGACACGCTCGAGCAGCTCGCGGTGATGAACGCGACCGCGCCGCGCCCCGTGCTGATGTTCAGCCACGACGCCGACCAGCGGTTGATCCGCGCGGCGGTCGGCGCGGGCGTGAGCGCGTATCTGATCGAAGGGCTGTCCGCCGGGCGGCTCGCGCCGATTCTCGAAGTCGCGCTCGCGCGCTTCTCGCACGACGAGCAGTTGCGCAAGCGGCTCGCCGACGTCGAGCTCGAGCTCGCGGAGCGCAAGCTGATCGACCGCGCGAAGCGCATGCTGATGGACCGCCGCAAGCTGTCCGAGCAGGACGCGTACGCGACGCTGCGCCGCAGCGCGATGGATCAGGGCATCCGGATCGTCGAGGCGGCCCGCCGGCTGCTCGCGGCGCACTCGCAATCTTGA
- the cobA gene encoding uroporphyrinogen-III C-methyltransferase — translation MNTMGKVTLLGAGPGDLDLLTLKAAKALAAADVLLLDDLVNPDIVALAPQARVIRVGKRGGCRSMPQAFIERLMCRYALRGAHVVRVKGGDVLLFGRAGEELAALRAARVPVEIVNGISSGFAAAASLGVSLTHRDHCQGVTFVTAHRQDHGEPDWASLAATGTTLAIYMGMSRIERLAAGLLSALDAATPAAVVQWAGTPAERRWTGALGRLASGAAEAGLGSPAVILVGRAIGEALAIGGACAARDATAPAGSDGAHAAHASHAAACALDRPPVCHAA, via the coding sequence ATGAACACGATGGGCAAAGTCACGCTGCTCGGCGCCGGCCCCGGCGATCTGGACCTGCTGACGCTGAAGGCGGCGAAGGCGCTCGCGGCCGCCGACGTGCTGCTGCTCGACGACCTCGTCAATCCGGACATCGTCGCGCTCGCGCCGCAAGCGCGCGTGATCCGCGTCGGCAAGCGCGGCGGCTGCCGCTCGATGCCGCAGGCGTTCATCGAGCGGCTGATGTGCCGCTACGCGCTGCGCGGCGCGCACGTCGTGCGCGTCAAGGGCGGCGACGTGCTGCTGTTCGGCCGCGCGGGCGAGGAACTCGCCGCGTTGCGCGCGGCGCGCGTGCCGGTCGAGATCGTCAACGGGATTTCGTCGGGCTTCGCGGCCGCGGCGAGCCTCGGCGTGTCGCTCACGCACCGCGATCACTGCCAGGGCGTGACGTTCGTCACCGCACACCGGCAGGACCACGGCGAGCCCGACTGGGCAAGCCTCGCCGCAACCGGCACGACACTCGCGATCTACATGGGGATGAGCCGCATCGAGCGGCTTGCGGCGGGCCTGCTCTCGGCGCTCGACGCCGCGACGCCCGCCGCCGTCGTGCAATGGGCGGGCACGCCGGCCGAGCGGCGCTGGACCGGCGCGCTCGGCCGTCTCGCGTCGGGCGCGGCCGAAGCGGGGCTCGGCAGCCCGGCCGTGATCCTCGTCGGCCGCGCGATCGGCGAAGCGCTCGCAATCGGCGGCGCTTGCGCGGCGCGGGACGCGACGGCGCCCGCCGGTTCGGACGGCGCGCATGCCGCACACGCCTCGCACGCCGCCGCATGCGCGCTCGATCGCCCGCCGGTCTGCCACGCGGCCTGA
- a CDS encoding MFS transporter: protein MSDKATRIDLLDWRTAPMRAFHLTWIAFFVCFFAWFACAPLMPLIAREFRLSADQVANVNIAAVAATIAVRLVVGPLCDRFGPRRVYAGLLALGAIPVFAVTFAHDYPTFLLCRLGIGAIGASFVITQYHTSVMFAPNVVGTANAAAAGWGNAGAGAAQAAMPLLVAAALLLGLPDASAWRAALAAPGVAMLVMAIVYWRGTQDCPQGDFVVLRARGVTIDCGKKGGFASFAAACANYRVWMLFVTYGACFGVEVFMHNIAALYYVNHFQLSLRDAGLAAGIFGLLALFARALGGWLSDRVAARRGLDVRATLLFALIVGEGLGLLGFAHAGSVPAAVVAMVAFGLFTHMACGATYALVPFIDRRALGGVAGIIGAGGNVGAVAAGFLMKGVGDIQQALTLLGLFVTVSAFCALAVRFSAEHKAREAALRERALAASGFTH from the coding sequence ATGTCCGACAAAGCCACCCGCATCGATCTTCTCGACTGGCGCACCGCGCCGATGCGCGCGTTCCATCTGACGTGGATCGCGTTCTTCGTGTGTTTCTTCGCGTGGTTCGCGTGCGCGCCGCTGATGCCGCTGATCGCCCGCGAATTCAGGCTGAGCGCGGACCAGGTCGCGAACGTCAACATCGCCGCCGTTGCGGCGACGATCGCGGTGCGGCTCGTCGTCGGTCCGCTGTGCGACCGCTTCGGCCCGCGCCGCGTCTATGCGGGCCTCCTTGCGCTCGGCGCGATTCCGGTGTTCGCGGTGACGTTCGCGCACGATTACCCGACGTTCCTGCTGTGCCGGCTCGGCATCGGCGCGATCGGCGCGAGCTTCGTGATCACGCAGTACCACACGTCGGTGATGTTCGCGCCGAACGTCGTCGGCACCGCGAACGCGGCGGCGGCCGGCTGGGGCAACGCGGGCGCGGGCGCCGCGCAGGCGGCGATGCCGCTTCTCGTCGCCGCCGCGCTGCTGCTCGGGCTGCCCGACGCGTCCGCGTGGCGCGCCGCGCTCGCGGCGCCGGGCGTCGCGATGCTCGTGATGGCGATCGTCTACTGGCGCGGCACGCAGGACTGCCCGCAGGGCGATTTCGTCGTGCTGCGCGCGCGCGGCGTGACGATCGACTGCGGCAAGAAGGGCGGTTTCGCGAGCTTCGCCGCCGCGTGCGCGAACTACCGTGTGTGGATGCTGTTCGTCACGTATGGCGCGTGCTTCGGCGTCGAGGTGTTCATGCACAACATCGCCGCGCTCTATTACGTCAATCACTTCCAGTTGTCGCTGAGGGACGCGGGCCTCGCCGCCGGCATCTTCGGCCTTCTCGCGCTTTTCGCGCGCGCGCTGGGCGGCTGGCTGTCGGACCGCGTGGCCGCGCGCCGCGGGCTCGACGTGCGCGCGACGCTGCTGTTCGCGCTGATCGTCGGCGAAGGGCTCGGGCTGCTGGGGTTCGCGCACGCGGGCAGCGTGCCGGCCGCTGTCGTCGCGATGGTCGCGTTCGGCCTCTTCACGCATATGGCGTGCGGCGCGACCTACGCGCTCGTGCCGTTCATCGATCGCCGCGCGCTCGGCGGCGTCGCGGGGATCATCGGCGCGGGCGGCAACGTCGGCGCGGTCGCGGCCGGCTTCCTGATGAAAGGCGTCGGCGATATCCAACAAGCGCTCACGCTGCTAGGCCTATTCGTCACCGTTTCGGCGTTCTGCGCGCTCGCGGTACGGTTCAGCGCCGAGCACAAGGCGCGCGAGGCGGCGCTGCGCGAGCGCGCGCTCGCCGCGAGCGGCTTCACGCATTGA
- the nirB gene encoding nitrite reductase large subunit NirB, with translation MKIVVIGHGMVGHKLLECIAAGAQGASAAPQVAVICEEPRPAYDRVHLSEFFAGKSADDLSLVEPGFFEHHPNFRLLLNTKAVAIDRGARTVALSTGETLAYDKLVLATGSTPFVPSVPGRERAGCFVYRTIEDLEAMRACGARAKSGVVVGGGLLGLECAKALRDMGLAAHVVEFAPRLMAVQVDEGGGRMLREKIEALGVQVHTGKNTLEIVDGETGAHRMAFADGTHLDTDMIVFSAGIRPRDEIARACGLEIGPRGGVAIDSGCRTSDANVYAIGECAAWNGQTFGLVAPGYDMARVVARQLAGGDDAFTGADLSTKLKLMGVDVASIGDAHGKTPGSRAYQFADERRGVYKKLVVSECGKTLLGAVMVGDAADYGTLLQMMLNRIELPQAPEFLILPQADGAAKPAPGVGALPDAAQICSCNNVTKAQLCEAVAQGATSIGALKGCTGAGTSCGGCVPLVTQVMKAEMKKQGLDVNNHLCEHFPYSRQELYHMVRVERFKTFGALLKKHGRGLGCDVCKPAVAGILASCWNEFVLKKEHASLQDSNDYYLANIQRDGTYSVVPRMPGGEVTPQGLIAVGQVAQKFGLYTKITGGQRVDLFGARVEQLPLIWEELIAAGFESGHAYGKSVRTVKSCVGSTWCRYGVGDSVGLAIELENRYKGLRAPHKLKFGVSGCTRECAEAQGKDIGVIATEKGWNLYVCGNGGMKPRHAELLAADLDRATLVRYVDRFLMFYIRTADRLQRTSVWRENLEGGLDYLIDVVVHDRLGLAAELEAEMQHVVDTYECEWKRAVTDPATRRRFRHFINSDAPDSTIAFVEARGQIRPATRDERDAAGPGGARAAQMPAEARTEAPPAVQTETETA, from the coding sequence ATGAAAATCGTCGTCATCGGTCACGGGATGGTCGGTCACAAGCTGCTCGAATGCATCGCGGCCGGCGCGCAGGGCGCGAGCGCCGCGCCGCAGGTCGCGGTGATCTGCGAAGAGCCGCGCCCCGCGTACGATCGCGTTCACCTGTCCGAATTCTTCGCCGGCAAGTCCGCCGATGATCTGTCGCTCGTCGAGCCGGGCTTCTTCGAGCATCACCCGAACTTCCGCCTGCTGCTGAACACGAAGGCGGTCGCGATCGACCGCGGCGCGCGCACGGTCGCGCTGTCGACGGGCGAGACGCTCGCGTACGACAAGCTCGTGCTCGCCACCGGCTCGACGCCGTTCGTGCCGAGCGTGCCGGGCCGCGAGCGCGCCGGCTGCTTCGTCTACCGAACGATCGAGGACCTCGAGGCGATGCGGGCCTGCGGCGCGCGCGCGAAGTCGGGCGTCGTCGTCGGCGGGGGGCTGCTCGGCCTCGAATGCGCGAAGGCGCTGCGCGACATGGGGCTCGCCGCGCACGTCGTCGAGTTCGCGCCGCGGCTGATGGCCGTGCAGGTCGACGAAGGCGGCGGCCGGATGCTGCGCGAGAAGATCGAGGCGCTCGGCGTGCAGGTGCACACGGGCAAGAACACGCTCGAGATCGTCGACGGCGAGACGGGCGCGCACCGGATGGCGTTCGCCGACGGCACGCATCTCGACACCGACATGATCGTGTTCTCGGCGGGCATCCGGCCGCGCGACGAGATCGCGCGCGCGTGCGGGCTCGAGATCGGCCCGCGCGGCGGCGTCGCGATCGACAGCGGCTGCCGCACGAGCGACGCGAACGTCTACGCGATCGGCGAATGCGCGGCGTGGAACGGCCAGACGTTCGGCCTCGTCGCGCCCGGCTACGACATGGCGCGCGTCGTCGCGCGGCAGCTCGCGGGCGGCGACGACGCGTTCACCGGCGCGGACCTGAGCACGAAGCTCAAGCTGATGGGCGTGGACGTCGCGAGCATCGGCGACGCGCACGGCAAGACGCCCGGCAGCCGCGCTTACCAGTTCGCCGACGAGCGCCGCGGCGTCTACAAGAAGCTCGTCGTGTCCGAGTGCGGGAAGACATTGCTCGGCGCGGTGATGGTCGGCGACGCGGCCGATTACGGCACGCTCTTGCAGATGATGCTGAACCGGATCGAGCTGCCGCAGGCGCCCGAATTCCTGATCCTGCCGCAGGCGGACGGCGCGGCGAAGCCGGCGCCCGGCGTCGGCGCGCTGCCCGACGCCGCGCAGATCTGCTCGTGCAACAACGTGACGAAGGCGCAACTGTGCGAAGCGGTGGCGCAGGGCGCGACGAGCATCGGCGCGCTCAAGGGCTGCACCGGCGCGGGCACGTCGTGCGGCGGCTGCGTGCCGCTCGTCACGCAGGTGATGAAGGCGGAGATGAAGAAGCAGGGCCTCGACGTGAACAACCATCTGTGCGAGCACTTTCCGTATTCGCGCCAGGAGCTCTATCACATGGTGCGCGTCGAGCGGTTCAAGACGTTCGGCGCGCTTCTGAAGAAGCACGGGCGCGGCCTCGGCTGCGACGTCTGCAAGCCGGCCGTCGCCGGCATCCTCGCGTCGTGCTGGAACGAGTTCGTGCTGAAGAAGGAGCACGCGTCGCTGCAGGATTCGAACGACTACTACCTCGCGAACATCCAGCGCGACGGCACGTATTCGGTCGTGCCGCGGATGCCGGGCGGCGAAGTCACGCCGCAAGGGTTGATCGCGGTCGGCCAGGTCGCGCAGAAGTTCGGCCTCTACACGAAGATCACGGGCGGCCAGCGCGTCGATCTGTTCGGCGCGCGCGTCGAGCAACTGCCGCTCATCTGGGAAGAACTGATCGCCGCCGGCTTCGAATCGGGCCACGCATACGGCAAGTCGGTGCGCACCGTGAAATCGTGCGTCGGCTCGACGTGGTGCCGCTACGGCGTCGGCGATTCGGTCGGCCTCGCGATCGAGCTCGAGAACCGCTACAAGGGCCTGCGCGCGCCGCACAAGCTGAAGTTCGGCGTGTCCGGCTGCACGCGCGAATGCGCGGAGGCGCAGGGCAAGGACATCGGCGTGATCGCGACCGAGAAGGGCTGGAACCTGTACGTGTGCGGCAACGGCGGGATGAAGCCGCGCCACGCGGAGCTGCTCGCGGCCGACCTCGACCGCGCGACGCTCGTGCGCTATGTCGACCGCTTCCTGATGTTCTACATCCGCACGGCCGACCGCCTGCAGCGCACGAGCGTGTGGCGCGAGAACCTCGAAGGCGGGCTCGACTACCTGATCGACGTGGTCGTGCACGACAGGCTCGGGCTCGCGGCGGAGCTGGAAGCGGAGATGCAGCACGTCGTCGATACGTACGAATGCGAATGGAAGCGGGCCGTCACCGATCCGGCGACGCGCCGGCGCTTCCGCCATTTCATCAACAGCGACGCGCCCGATTCGACGATCGCGTTCGTCGAGGCGCGCGGCCAGATCCGCCCGGCGACGCGGGACGAGCGCGATGCGGCCGGCCCGGGCGGCGCGCGCGCGGCACAGATGCCCGCCGAAGCGCGCACCGAAGCGCCACCCGCAGTGCAAACCGAAACCGAGACGGCCTGA
- the nirD gene encoding nitrite reductase small subunit NirD, producing MNNPRHASAWTPVCALDEIVPNTGVCALVNGEQIAVFHVDAGDGGRAFAIGNVDPHSHAAVLSRGLIGSLGERIVVASPLYKHHFDLRTGECVEAPDKSVSAYPSRVEDGYVWVAA from the coding sequence ATGAACAACCCACGTCATGCATCCGCGTGGACGCCCGTCTGCGCACTCGACGAGATCGTGCCGAATACCGGCGTGTGCGCGCTCGTCAACGGCGAGCAGATCGCCGTGTTCCATGTCGACGCCGGCGACGGCGGCCGCGCGTTCGCGATCGGCAACGTCGATCCGCATTCGCACGCGGCCGTGCTGTCGCGCGGGCTGATCGGCAGCCTCGGCGAGCGGATCGTCGTCGCATCGCCGCTCTACAAGCATCACTTCGACCTGCGCACGGGCGAGTGCGTCGAGGCGCCGGACAAGTCGGTGAGCGCGTATCCGTCGCGTGTCGAGGACGGCTACGTGTGGGTCGCGGCGTAA